The Trypanosoma brucei brucei TREU927 chromosome 2, complete sequence genome has a window encoding:
- a CDS encoding retrotransposon hot spot (RHS) protein, putative (RHS1: pers. comm. Frederic Bringaud, CNRS/BordeauxII University. Belongs to the RHS family. (PMID:12455980)), with protein sequence MSRANSPAAPQGNNENQQVADNFEGPMRRPRDENVPPPPPPAAAAAAQPPQIRQRTEGGPNWTMDSKVRDVLLDDYAGLRNLTLHDFLLKKFLNTYNTENVAMDVFVQSPGDYILDAGILERIQRLYQFEEYKELYDQFSEMKRKARYLDEKEIYYLSQWEEKGTVEIREFVGPVARGRLDGAVTAAKRAEKRAAQTADGSELKGVYDSIYNATWSYVESGHDTEPLGMKVFNGRPPHMWTKEEVDVSHTPETMNEPLPRHGNLEIAVLTSQMGWPYTSFEKNPNDYDINHEKGVEYVFKSDVYIRREALRVWYKVENVLNRWLMDEVIVDDASNVLIGTPGIGKSFSVGSLLLYKLLHYEASQLQIIIYVVRGKAYVFHKPIGGRAGYVTFYNDYGNAFTVVEQIIGGSRSGEDIKGYVIFDVDKDHPAPTKPPAGCAGIALSSPNVKQFHEWSKQNTASDIYMNCDTLKDLEAIHISRWGKIAPAYKWSPPVAKEKIESEWQEIQARIRIVGPLLRHIGRLSSYNRQEGKVQEAIGKMKDDDMNDYAKYFQNAAMWQTDEVSHKLVGVVRVKEEKLLCEMYRCRPLSSYTGQAILDFLIPWLTDKYAAMSALLSNRAIAAYMFEKSGIEALSHENTLTELARELQGLSFARNQIPQSVLQVLQEPRLIGPSIVVPEDVPIVAGAEIQYMKLYKPQSRSFPVVDAFFFVESPKTFVGLQYTVSGRHPCSTGGLFKMKRYLRSYFQGWDNFSNDMVWEIIYVQRVDSEKITKPQCCERTDRDEGQNNEVEERFWKREVRQFAVSLYKHIIALYVELKTRGENNNGVNNRGGNNA encoded by the coding sequence ATGTCAAGAGCAAATAGTCCCGCAGctccacaaggaaataatgaaaatcaaCAAGTGGCAGATAATTTTGAAGGGCCCATGAGGAGGCCAcgggatgaaaatgtaccgccgcctcctcctcctgctgctgctgctgctgctcagcctccacaaataCGGCAGAGAACTGAAGGGGGGCCCAACTGGACTATGGATAGTAAGGTGAGGGATGTGCTGCTGGATGATTATGCGGGTTTGCGTAATTTGACACTGCATGACTTTTTGCTGAAAAAGTTTTTAAACACGTATAACACAGAGAATGTGgccatggatgtgtttgttcaAAGCCCAGGGGATTATATTTTGGATGCCGGGATTCTAGAAAGGATACAGCGGCTTTATCAGTTTGAGGAATATAAAGAATTATATGACCAATTCTCTGAAATGAAGCGGAAAGCAAGGTACCttgatgaaaaagaaatttactaCCTCAgtcagtgggaggagaaggggacagtggaaataagagaatttgttggtcccgtGGCGAGGGGAAGGTTGGATGGAGCGGTGACGGCCGCCAAGAGAGCGGAAAAGCGAGCTGCCCAAACAGCTGATGGTAGCGAACTTAAAGGAGTATATGATTCTATATACAATGCGACGTGGAGTTATGTGGAGTCGGGTCATGATACAGAGCCACTTGGAATGAAAGTGTTCAATGGAAGACCGCCACACATGTGGacgaaggaggaggttgaTGTCAGTCACACTCCGGAAACTATGAACGAACCACTTCCCCGTCACGGTAACTTGGAGATTGCTGTGCTTACATCTCAAatgggttggccatacaCGTCTTTCGAAAAGAACCCAAATGATTATGATATTAATCATGAGAAGGGAGTGGAGTATGTTTTTAAAAGTGATGTTTATATCCGCAGGGAAGCACTGAGGGTGTGGTACAAGGTGGAGAATGTGCTTAACCGGTGGCTTATGGATGAAGTGATTGTTGACGATGCGTCTAATGTTCTTATTGGTACACCTGGTATTGGTAAATCGTTTTCCGTGGGATCCCTACTGTTATACAAACTACTGCATTATGAAGCGAGTCAGCTTCAGATTATCATATACGTTGTGAGGGGTAAGGCGTATGTGTTTCACAAACCCATAGGTGGTCGAGCAGGATATGTTACGTTTTACAATGATTATGGGAATGCATTTACAGTTGTTGAGCAAATAATCGGAGGATCACGTAGCGGTGAGGATATCAAGGGATACGTTATATTCGATGTGGACAAGGACCATCCTGCTCCGACGAAACCACCTGCTGGTTGTGCCGGTATTGCTTTGAGCTCTCCAAACGTCAAGCAATTCCATGAATGGTCCAAGCAAAACACCGCCTCAGATATTTACATGAACTGTGATACATTGAAGGATTTGGAAGCCATACACATATCGAGATGGGGGAAAATTGCTCCTGCTTACAAGTGGAGTCCTCCAGTtgcaaaggagaaaattgaAAGTGAATGGCAAGAAATTCAAGCTCGCATTCGTATCGTTGGTCCACTGCTTCGTCATATTGGTCGTCTTAGTTCGTATAATAGGCAGGAGGGAAAGGTTCAGGAAGCCATTGGCAAAATGAAAGATGATGATATGAATGATTACGCTAAATATTTCCAAAACGCAGCTATGTGGCAAACAGATGAAGTATCACACAAGTTAGTAGGGGTTGTTCgagtgaaggaggagaagcTCCTGTGTGAAATGTATCGCTGCAGACCGCTTTCATCTTACACGGGACAAGCTATTTTAGACTTTCTGATACCTTGGCTAACGGATAAATATGCTGCAATGTCTGCTCTGCTGTCTAACCGCGCTATCGCCGCCTACATGTTTGAGAAGAGTGGCATTGAAGCATTGTCGCATGAGAATACACTAACTGAGTTGGCAAGGGAGTTACAGGGCCTTTCATTTGCTAGGAATCAAATTCCACAAAGTGTGCTGCAGGTGCTGCAAGAACCAAGACTCATTGGTCCTTCGATTGTGGTTCCTGAGGATGTTCCAATTGTAGCTGGAGCTGAAATTCAATACATGAAATTGTACAAGCCGCAATCAAGGAGCTTCCCAGTTGTTGATGCGTTCTTTTTCGTTGAGAGCCCGAAGACTTTTGTGGGACTGCAGTACACAGTTTCCGGTAGACATCCCTGCAGCACCGGTGGGTTATTTAAGATGAAGAGGTATTTGCGAAGTTACTTCCAAGGTTGGGACAATTTTTCCAATGATATGGTATGGGAAATAATTTATGTCCAAAGGGTTGACAGCGAAAAAATTACGAAGCCGCAGTGCTGTGAAAGGACTGACAGAGATGAAGGGCAAAATAATGAGGTTGAGGAAAGATTttggaaaagggaagtgcGTCAGTTCGCGGTCTCACTTTATAAACACATTATTGCACTATACGTTGAATTGAAAACAAGAGGTGAAAATAACAACGGAGTTAACAATAGAGGTGGTAACAATGCATAG
- a CDS encoding retrotransposon hot spot (RHS) protein, putative (RHS2: pers. comm. Frederic Bringaud, CNRS/BordeauxII University. Belongs to the RHS family. (PMID:12455980)): MWNSIRRFYTDGLHAARRFLKRLRGDEEGPTWTMNSSIEDVLLQRFAGLRDMKLHDLLNHHFGETLGTSNVSVGVFVQSPEDYIVNAKFLGRIQRLDEFQLLRAVIYLPRNRIEDIHQWEENATAQIREFVGPVAATKLDSALRIAKEARKRAHQTADGVELKGVYESIYNATWGYVESGHNDLPLGMKVVGNSDGEPELWTEEEVNVSHTPYDLCDPLPRHGNLEIAVLTSQMGWPYNRFRTPRRAIQEGEEKPKVHVFDRDVYIRREVMRVWYLVKQRLDLWLGPELVEEPFPCVLVGTPGIGKSFGVGSFLLQRLLHYDSERLRNIAYFVKGEAYIFFRATNDHPRKVVFYEKEVDGLDAVKALVEEEGLGYIIYDFWKDRHQPIPADLPGAWPVIVLTSPDPNNYKDWKEPRGCEFLCINCYEEVELKAAVAWRRLSKLEESKITEAHIINLENEWQKTLGWIKKVGPLARQVLEGEKRYKGRVREINEALAEISRGDDSHYMKVLNSRVQWRQDGTTYMLAKLVRVVTENGEECRNRAVSIDIEQKLRVWANTACMRDNYLRKVFRGKEERAADEFENVGVYAFTMGNVVQTIVTHLRYLPRVGEEMDSNVSVLASGNAVGRVPTSLRQFNPETTGQDIEVGCFYRPVQGNFPVVDAFFFVTEPAVDREGRAIITTTIVLLQATVAPTHHTTREKVDKFIKAMKQLFGEWDELARNLKWELIYIQYSDSKPIEERQKCEPVGGRGDHTTELWNKINQFQVKMEGNIVKEITQDEPNAIAGGPAA, translated from the coding sequence ATGTGGAATTCAATAAGGCGTTTCTATACTGATGGCTTACATGCGGCAAGGCGTTTTCTCAAGAGACTGCGCGGGGATGAAGAGGGACCAACATGGACGATGAATAGTTCTATTGAAGATGTATTGCTTCAACGCTTTGCGGGTTTGAGGGATATGAAATTGCATGACCTTTTGAATCATCACTTCGGTGAAACCCTCGGCACTTCTAATGTGTCAGTGGGTGTCTTTGTTCAGAGCCCGGAGGATTATATTGTGAATGCCAAGTTTCTAGGAAGGATACAGCGGCTTGATGAGTTTCAATTACTGAGGGCAGTTATTTATCTGCCTCGTAATAGGATTGAAGACATTCACcaatgggaagaaaatgcaacagcgcaaataagggaatttgttggtcccgtGGCAGCGACAAAGTTGGACAGTGCACTGCGCATTGCCaaagaagcaaggaaaagagCTCACCAAACAGCTGATGGTGTCGAACTGAAAGGAGTATATGAATCCATATACAATGCGACGTGGGGTTATGTGGAGTCGGGTCACAATGATTTACCTCTTGGCATGAAGGTGGTGGGTAATAGTGACGGCGAGCCCGAGTTGTGGAcagaagaggaggtgaatgTCAGTCACACGCCTTATGACTTGTGCGACCCACTGCCTCGTCACGGTAATTTAGAGATTGCTGTGCTCACATCTCAAATGGGTTGGCCATATAATCGTTTCCGCACTCCGCGAAGAGCGATTCAAGAGGGTGAGGAAAAGCCAAAGGTCCATGTGTTTGACCGGGATGTGTACATTCGTCGAGAGGTAATGAGAGTGTGGTATCTTGTGAAGCAGAGGCTGGATTTGTGGTTAGGGCCAGAGCTGGTCGAAGAACCGTTTCCTTGCGTCCTCGTTGGCACTCCAGGTATTGGGAAATCATTTGGTGTTGGCTCGTTCCTGCTCCAAAGGTTGCTGCATTACGATTCGGAGCGGTTGCGGAATATCGCTTATTTTGTGAAGGGCGAggcatatattttcttcagggCGACAAATGATCATCCGAGAAAGGTTGTATTctatgaaaaagaagtagaTGGATTGGATGCTGTTAAGGCCTTggttgaagaagaaggtCTTGGTTACATTATATACGACTTTTGGAAAGACAGGCACCAACCCATACCCGCAGACTTGCCGGGAGCGTGGCCCGTAATTGTGTTGACATCTCCAGATCCAAATAACTACAAAGACTGGAAGGAACCACGGGGTTGcgagttcctttgcatcaattGCTATGAAGAGGTGGAACTGAAGGCTGCGGTTGCGTGGAGGCGGCTGTCGAAGTtggaggaaagtaaaatcACCGAAGCTCACATCATAAACCTTGAGAATGAATGGCAGAAAACATTGGGATGGATTAAGAAGGTGGGCCCACTGGCCCGCCAAGTACTGGAAGGTGAAAAACGCTACAAGGGCCGCGTTAGAGAAATAAATGAGGCACTGGCAGAAATCAGTAGAGGCGATGATAGTCACTACATGAAGGTGCTGAATAGTCGAGTTCAATGGCGCCAGGACGGGACTACTTACATGTTAGCTAAGTTGGTCCGGGTTGTAACTGAGAATGGAGAAGAATGCAGAAACAGAGCTGTTTCCATTGATATTGAGCAGAAATTGAGAGTGTGGGCGAACACAGCATGTATGCGAGACAATTACCTTCGAAAGGTTTTTCGTGGGAAAGAAGAGCGGGCCGCTGATGAATTTGAAAATGTGGGCGTATATGCCTTCACGATGGGAAATGTTGTGCAGACGATTGTGACGCACCTGCGGTATCTCCCTCGCGTTGGAGAAGAAATGGATTCAAATGTATCCGTTCTGGCAAGTGGTAATGCCGTGGGACGTGTTCCAACTTCACTTCGTCAGTTTAACCCCGAAACGACAGGCCAAGACATTGAGGTCGGGTGCTTCTACCGACCTGTACAGGGAAATTTCCCCGTTGTGgacgcctttttctttgtaactGAGCCAGCTGTTgatagagaaggaagagcgatcattacaacaacaattgtTCTGCTCCAGGCGACAGTGGCACCAACGCATCACACGACACGAGAGAAGGTAGATAAGTTTATCAAGGCAATGAAACAATTGTTTGGTGAATGGGATGAGCTCGCAAGAAACTTGAAATGGGAACTGATTTACATACAGTACAGTGACAGCAAGCCAATCGAGGAGAGGCAGAAGTGCGAACCAGTTGGGGGCAGAGGCGATCATACTACAGAGTTGTGGAATAAAATCAACCAGTTTCAAGTGAAGATGGAAGGGAATATTGTTAAGGAGATCACCCAGGATGAACCAAACGCTATTGCTGGTGGCCCCGCTGCCTGA